Proteins from a genomic interval of Staphylococcus debuckii:
- a CDS encoding N-acetylmuramoyl-L-alanine amidase — translation MSKKFHYKAPAIIALTIAGTAITTHQAFADSSTGTDTNSKSNRTADQRQQPTNLTNNTQGQAENNDNKVAGTQAYKDPAQVQPLTSPQNLSYDSKLEELSSNTEKSNDTAETQDSASSQTNEANSNEGNPVSAPAQEGQQGTEQNSPEAQAQVQDASAINSDAQENSGEKVAETAQQPAAEQQPQPEAAKQDEQPSQPEAAKQDEQQPQPEAAKQDEQLNNENEVAQNKKIDNAVEAENNTAPKETKPVASVDQNNIADTENKVTPKFVVRSFAAQPAAQKQTAQPTAQSAKTTASNVKAATAQVTKPGAATAQKQTAQPTAQSAKTTTTNVKPATAQTAKTTANSPKPAAAQPAVQKLAVQPAKATTTAARSVTPVTYAATQATSSLPKYKPTVNSSINDYIRKNNFKAPTYEQDFSPYLPKYNYRYGKPEGIVIHDTANETSNINGEINYMKNNWQNAFVHGFIDGNRIVETADTDYLAWGAGPVGNQRFIHIELVHEHSYDGFARQMNNYADYAATNLQYYGLKPDSAEYDGQGTVWTHDAISRYLSGTDHTDPHAYLQAHNYSYDQLYDLINEKYLIKEGKVAPWGTSASTPAPPKTNTPKTPTAPKNSTTPANSQLKVIPVDSIGRVAANNHGVYTTVYDKAGVQNSAINDRTYRLTKKALLGDKSFYLITDYNQNKNVGWVQTNDINYRVGKPVTSNTTTYSVQPGTKLYHTPWGSERQSISSVTGSGAQQFKAQKQTEVGTLTYVYGAINGKNAWVDSTKLTKYTAPKTAVKTVNPPKTGVKAANATTPSTTKKTTVAKPVTKTATPTKTAIKPAVKTATPAKTTTVAKKATQPVAKTATKPAAKTTVNTKTAVKPVAKTAAATKTVAKPVTKVINSVKKAVQPTAKAATTTKPAAKATTKVAPKPATKAASNLNQTVVVNKLGQFVSNQYGLRASVYDAKGANAAKYLGYTYDILRERNQDGTLYYLLQNNGLATPLGWVNAKDVKVVNQSNATPVSTKYNVKSGNSGLYTMPWGTQKQQIDALKQAKGAFQASKRKVVNGVTYVYGTINGKTGWINEKDLVQTQAATQKAATQAKAKAQPATAYKHDYIIANANGTSYNTPNGKVLGSLKDQYGNIISVYEKQLVNGITWYHGVLANGKTIWIKAADVRDTFTRVSTSPYTLNQAANTQSNSPWPPQIQRTPGIWVNATKDEVKTAMDPKTITEDATQKYQFLRLDKAQKLSANSVNQLLKGKGILEGQGAAFAQAAQKYDINEIYLISHALLETGNGTSMLANGGVVNSAGKIVTNSNPKYYNMFGIGAIDTDAVRGGFKTAQNYGWDSVSKAIIGGAQFIKNAYINQGQNTLYRMRWNPSSPGNHQYATDINWASHNATRMKQMYDSIGESGKYFDIDNYKG, via the coding sequence ATGTCTAAAAAGTTTCATTACAAAGCACCCGCTATCATTGCACTCACTATTGCAGGAACTGCAATCACTACGCATCAAGCTTTTGCTGATAGTTCTACTGGAACTGATACAAATTCAAAGAGCAATCGTACAGCTGATCAGAGACAACAACCGACTAATCTAACAAATAATACTCAAGGCCAAGCAGAGAATAATGACAACAAAGTTGCAGGTACACAAGCATATAAAGACCCTGCACAAGTTCAACCTCTAACTAGTCCGCAAAATTTAAGCTATGATTCAAAACTTGAGGAATTATCTTCCAATACAGAAAAGAGTAATGATACTGCTGAAACACAGGATTCAGCTAGTTCTCAAACGAATGAAGCGAATTCAAATGAAGGTAACCCTGTTTCTGCACCAGCTCAAGAAGGACAACAAGGGACAGAACAAAACTCACCAGAAGCTCAAGCACAAGTTCAAGATGCTTCTGCAATAAATTCTGATGCACAAGAAAATTCAGGTGAAAAAGTTGCTGAAACTGCACAGCAACCAGCTGCTGAGCAACAACCTCAGCCTGAAGCAGCTAAACAAGATGAGCAACCATCTCAACCGGAAGCAGCTAAACAAGATGAGCAACAACCTCAACCGGAAGCAGCTAAACAAGATGAGCAACTTAACAATGAAAACGAAGTTGCACAAAATAAAAAAATTGATAATGCAGTAGAAGCAGAAAATAATACAGCACCTAAAGAAACGAAACCTGTTGCATCTGTTGATCAAAATAATATAGCGGATACTGAAAATAAAGTAACACCTAAATTTGTTGTACGCTCTTTTGCAGCTCAACCCGCTGCTCAAAAACAAACAGCCCAACCCACTGCTCAATCGGCGAAGACTACAGCTAGCAATGTGAAGGCAGCTACAGCTCAAGTGACAAAACCAGGAGCAGCTACTGCTCAAAAACAAACAGCGCAGCCGACTGCTCAATCAGCGAAGACTACAACTACCAATGTGAAACCGGCTACAGCTCAAACAGCGAAAACAACGGCTAACAGTCCAAAACCAGCTGCTGCTCAACCGGCTGTTCAAAAACTTGCAGTTCAACCTGCTAAAGCAACGACAACTGCAGCACGTTCAGTTACTCCTGTAACTTATGCTGCGACACAAGCAACTTCATCTTTACCGAAGTATAAACCGACTGTAAATTCGTCTATCAACGATTATATTCGTAAAAATAATTTTAAAGCACCAACTTACGAGCAAGATTTTTCGCCTTATCTTCCAAAATATAATTATCGCTATGGCAAACCTGAAGGTATTGTAATCCATGATACAGCTAATGAAACTTCAAATATTAATGGTGAAATTAATTATATGAAAAACAATTGGCAAAATGCCTTTGTACATGGTTTCATTGATGGTAATCGTATTGTAGAAACTGCAGATACTGACTACCTTGCATGGGGCGCTGGACCTGTCGGCAACCAACGCTTTATTCATATCGAACTTGTTCATGAACATTCTTACGACGGTTTTGCACGTCAAATGAATAACTATGCTGATTATGCAGCGACAAACTTGCAATATTATGGTTTGAAACCTGATAGCGCTGAATATGATGGTCAAGGTACAGTTTGGACACATGACGCTATTTCAAGATACTTGAGCGGAACTGATCATACTGACCCGCATGCCTACTTACAAGCGCATAATTATAGTTACGATCAGTTATACGATTTAATTAATGAAAAATATTTAATTAAAGAAGGCAAAGTGGCGCCTTGGGGCACTTCTGCCAGCACACCAGCTCCACCAAAAACAAATACACCTAAAACACCAACTGCACCTAAGAATTCAACAACACCTGCGAATTCACAATTAAAAGTAATTCCTGTTGATTCAATTGGTCGTGTTGCTGCAAATAATCACGGTGTTTATACAACTGTATACGATAAAGCTGGCGTGCAAAATTCGGCGATTAATGACAGAACTTACCGCTTAACTAAAAAAGCATTATTAGGCGATAAATCATTCTATTTAATTACAGATTATAACCAAAACAAAAATGTCGGGTGGGTACAAACCAATGATATTAACTATCGTGTAGGAAAACCTGTAACATCAAATACAACAACTTACTCTGTTCAACCAGGCACTAAACTATATCACACTCCTTGGGGCTCTGAGCGTCAATCTATCAGTTCAGTAACAGGATCTGGTGCACAACAATTCAAAGCTCAGAAACAAACAGAAGTTGGTACTTTAACTTATGTATACGGTGCTATAAATGGTAAAAATGCTTGGGTGGACAGTACGAAACTCACAAAATATACTGCACCGAAGACTGCAGTGAAAACTGTAAATCCGCCAAAAACTGGAGTTAAAGCAGCAAATGCAACAACACCTTCAACAACTAAGAAAACAACTGTTGCAAAACCAGTTACCAAAACAGCTACACCAACTAAGACTGCAATAAAACCAGCTGTGAAAACTGCTACACCAGCAAAAACAACGACTGTAGCGAAAAAGGCAACTCAACCTGTTGCTAAAACCGCTACTAAACCGGCAGCTAAAACTACTGTTAATACTAAAACAGCAGTCAAACCAGTTGCTAAAACAGCAGCAGCAACTAAAACGGTAGCCAAACCTGTCACTAAAGTGATCAACTCAGTGAAAAAAGCAGTTCAACCTACTGCTAAGGCTGCTACTACAACAAAACCAGCGGCTAAAGCAACAACTAAAGTTGCGCCAAAACCTGCAACTAAAGCTGCTTCTAACCTTAATCAAACTGTAGTTGTAAATAAATTAGGTCAATTTGTATCTAATCAATATGGTTTACGCGCTTCTGTTTATGATGCTAAAGGTGCAAATGCTGCTAAATATTTAGGCTATACGTATGATATTTTAAGAGAACGCAACCAAGATGGAACATTATATTATTTATTACAAAACAATGGATTAGCAACGCCACTTGGCTGGGTTAACGCTAAGGATGTTAAAGTTGTAAACCAAAGCAATGCTACACCAGTTTCAACAAAATATAATGTTAAATCAGGTAACAGCGGTCTTTATACAATGCCATGGGGTACTCAAAAACAACAAATTGACGCATTGAAACAAGCTAAAGGTGCCTTCCAAGCTTCTAAGCGTAAAGTAGTTAACGGAGTAACTTACGTTTATGGAACAATTAATGGCAAAACAGGTTGGATTAATGAAAAAGACTTAGTTCAAACTCAAGCAGCAACACAAAAAGCTGCAACTCAAGCAAAAGCTAAAGCTCAACCTGCAACAGCTTACAAACATGATTATATTATCGCTAATGCAAACGGAACTTCTTACAACACACCAAACGGTAAAGTTCTAGGTTCACTAAAAGACCAATACGGTAATATTATTTCAGTTTATGAAAAACAACTTGTAAATGGTATTACTTGGTATCATGGTGTATTGGCAAATGGAAAAACGATTTGGATTAAAGCAGCAGATGTTCGTGATACATTTACAAGAGTATCTACATCTCCATATACGTTAAACCAAGCAGCAAATACACAATCAAATTCACCTTGGCCACCTCAAATCCAACGTACACCTGGTATTTGGGTAAATGCGACTAAGGATGAAGTAAAAACTGCTATGGATCCAAAAACAATTACTGAAGATGCGACTCAAAAATATCAATTCTTGCGCTTAGATAAAGCTCAAAAGCTTTCAGCAAATAGCGTTAACCAACTCTTAAAAGGTAAAGGCATTTTAGAAGGACAAGGCGCTGCATTTGCACAAGCTGCTCAAAAATACGATATTAATGAAATATATTTAATCTCTCATGCCCTTTTAGAAACAGGCAATGGTACTTCAATGCTTGCTAATGGCGGTGTTGTAAATAGCGCTGGTAAAATTGTGACTAACAGCAATCCTAAATACTACAATATGTTTGGTATTGGAGCGATTGATACAGACGCTGTACGCGGCGGCTTTAAAACAGCTCAAAATTATGGATGGGACTCGGTAAGCAAAGCGATTATCGGCGGAGCTCAATTCATTAAAAATGCTTATATCAATCAAGGACAAAATACACTATATCGTATGCGTTGGAATCCAAGTTCCCCAGGTAACCATCAATATGCTACTGATATTAACTGGGCAAGTCACAATGCAACACGTATGAAACAAATGTATGATTCTATCGGCGAATCAGGTAAATATTTCGATATCGATAATTATAAAGGCTAA
- a CDS encoding DUF2538 family protein has product MPRKTYEKLNNINGMFGVLEQQIIHSKDMAHFRNEFFYVNHQHRENYEALLLYYKDSVENPFIDGACYIVALPEIFDRVDIFQSELPFSWVYDENGVTETMQKISVPIQYLIAAALEVTDVNIFKPSGFTMGMNNWNIAQMRIFWQYTAIVRKYAQ; this is encoded by the coding sequence ATGCCGCGAAAAACATATGAAAAGCTTAATAATATTAACGGGATGTTCGGTGTATTAGAACAACAGATTATACACAGTAAAGACATGGCACATTTTCGTAATGAATTTTTCTACGTTAATCATCAACACCGTGAAAATTATGAAGCACTCTTACTCTACTATAAAGATAGTGTAGAAAATCCATTTATCGATGGAGCATGTTATATTGTTGCACTACCTGAAATTTTTGATCGCGTAGATATTTTTCAATCTGAACTTCCATTTTCTTGGGTTTATGATGAAAATGGTGTAACTGAAACAATGCAAAAAATCAGTGTTCCTATTCAGTATCTTATTGCAGCTGCTTTGGAAGTCACAGACGTGAATATTTTCAAACCATCTGGATTTACAATGGGAATGAACAATTGGAATATCGCTCAAATGCGTATATTCTGGCAATATACTGCAATCGTAAGAAAATACGCTCAATAA
- a CDS encoding MarR family winged helix-turn-helix transcriptional regulator, whose protein sequence is MANKQNQKFDQDLCFLFYITTKEIVNRFNKYLKQYNISFPNYIVLSYIKEDEEIYVKTLCDKLFLDSGTISPIVKRLEKKKLIKRKRLPEDERKVVLSLTKEGLALKEEFADISTHVVDQLNLDSDEKENYYNMMQRFVDKNLVEP, encoded by the coding sequence TTGGCTAATAAGCAGAACCAGAAGTTTGATCAAGATTTATGCTTTCTTTTCTATATTACAACTAAAGAAATTGTTAACCGTTTTAATAAATATTTAAAGCAGTATAACATCAGCTTTCCTAATTATATTGTTCTATCTTACATAAAAGAAGATGAAGAGATATATGTGAAAACGTTATGTGACAAATTATTTTTAGATTCAGGGACAATTAGCCCGATTGTTAAAAGATTAGAAAAGAAAAAATTGATAAAAAGAAAAAGATTACCTGAAGATGAGCGCAAAGTAGTATTGAGTTTGACAAAAGAAGGCTTAGCTCTCAAAGAAGAGTTTGCGGATATCTCTACACACGTAGTTGATCAATTGAATTTAGACAGTGATGAAAAAGAGAATTACTACAATATGATGCAACGTTTTGTAGATAAAAATTTAGTTGAACCTTAA
- a CDS encoding LCP family protein yields the protein MNKVFKYFLILLSLVLVIIPIVFAVILLRTSQHAIDTSFSGENTDRTSNLRNGKVNPAKDPVSILFLGIDDNKGRRENGQSTEHSRTDAMILSTLNPDKKQVRMLSIPRDTISYIPKVGYYDKITHAHAYGGPVAAMDAVEGTLNVPVDYYVRVDMDAFVQAVDELGGIYYDVPYNLNEPNTNDDGRTKVKKGYHKLNGDQALAVARTRYHDSDLKRGQRQMELIKILFKKAQKLDSVNKLNNLVEIVGKNSKHDLSNKDIQSLLSTYLPADLKIKTEQLEGNNDMLNGIYYYNPDIKSIKKFSNLLRGDLGLPKIKDNDDFLNQRFIDQYGELVPLTEIDESLLRKNQHDTSKGKNDNDVDQGENQDQNDDQQNQGDPNQQQDPNAQQDPNSQQAPNVQQDPNGYNQDQQQVPDQTQQGNPQTDVNNAQQAPSNQGYY from the coding sequence ATGAATAAAGTTTTCAAATATTTTTTGATTCTACTCTCGCTTGTCCTGGTCATTATTCCTATTGTATTTGCGGTGATTCTCTTAAGAACATCGCAACATGCAATCGATACTTCTTTTAGCGGGGAAAATACAGACAGAACTTCCAATTTAAGAAATGGCAAAGTAAATCCGGCTAAAGATCCTGTTTCTATCTTATTTCTAGGAATCGATGATAATAAAGGAAGACGAGAAAATGGTCAATCAACTGAACATTCTAGAACTGACGCAATGATTTTATCTACTCTTAATCCCGATAAAAAACAAGTAAGAATGTTAAGTATTCCGCGTGATACTATTAGTTACATTCCAAAAGTCGGCTATTATGATAAAATCACCCATGCCCATGCTTATGGCGGCCCTGTAGCTGCGATGGATGCAGTGGAAGGTACTTTGAACGTCCCCGTAGATTATTATGTGCGTGTAGATATGGATGCATTCGTACAAGCTGTAGATGAATTAGGCGGTATTTACTACGATGTTCCATATAATTTAAACGAACCGAACACTAATGATGACGGACGTACTAAAGTTAAAAAAGGTTATCATAAACTGAATGGCGACCAAGCTTTAGCGGTAGCCAGAACACGGTATCACGATTCTGATTTAAAGCGTGGCCAAAGACAAATGGAATTGATTAAAATTCTATTCAAAAAAGCTCAAAAACTTGATTCTGTTAACAAATTAAATAATTTAGTTGAAATTGTAGGTAAGAATTCGAAACATGACCTATCTAATAAAGATATCCAAAGTCTATTGAGTACATATTTGCCAGCAGACCTTAAAATTAAAACAGAACAATTAGAAGGCAATAATGATATGTTAAATGGTATCTATTATTACAACCCAGATATTAAGAGTATCAAGAAATTCTCTAATTTATTGCGTGGAGACTTAGGTTTGCCTAAAATTAAAGATAATGACGATTTCTTAAATCAGCGTTTCATCGATCAATATGGTGAATTGGTACCATTAACCGAAATAGATGAAAGTCTGTTACGTAAAAATCAACATGATACTTCTAAAGGTAAAAATGACAACGATGTAGATCAAGGTGAAAACCAAGATCAAAATGATGATCAGCAAAATCAAGGAGACCCTAACCAACAACAAGATCCTAATGCTCAACAGGATCCTAATAGCCAACAAGCTCCAAATGTACAGCAAGACCCTAACGGCTATAACCAAGATCAACAGCAAGTACCGGATCAAACTCAACAAGGTAATCCACAAACTGATGTGAATAATGCACAGCAAGCGCCTTCTAATCAAGGGTATTATTAA
- a CDS encoding GNAT family N-acetyltransferase, with product MYKIAQSKKELNDCFELRKKVFVDEQHVPQENEFDQFEDESTHIIGYDDNNLPIAAARYRSYHEMAKIERVVVAKPFRKHGIGRQLMQFIEQQAKNDGFKKAILNGQIQAQPFYESLGYQPHGAIFLEEGIEHIEMQKEI from the coding sequence ATGTATAAGATTGCACAAAGTAAAAAAGAATTAAATGACTGCTTCGAACTTAGAAAAAAAGTATTTGTAGATGAACAACATGTACCGCAAGAAAATGAATTTGATCAATTTGAAGATGAATCTACTCACATTATTGGATATGACGATAATAACCTCCCTATCGCCGCTGCCCGCTATCGTTCCTACCATGAAATGGCCAAAATTGAACGTGTAGTAGTCGCTAAACCCTTCCGAAAACACGGCATTGGGCGCCAATTAATGCAATTTATTGAGCAGCAAGCTAAAAATGACGGATTTAAAAAAGCCATATTAAACGGTCAAATCCAAGCACAACCTTTTTATGAATCTTTAGGCTATCAACCCCACGGAGCTATTTTTTTAGAAGAAGGAATTGAGCATATTGAAATGCAAAAGGAAATTTGA
- a CDS encoding aminotransferase class I/II-fold pyridoxal phosphate-dependent enzyme codes for MELSLNNNSKFLRAPSIRQFSSRIKNIPDCVNLTIGQPDFPMPEVVKDAYIKAIQDDQTSYSHNKGLMETRTAIRNYFNHRYQVDYNEEEIIITNGASEAIDTALRSILEPGDEIILPSPIYAGYIPLIETLGGQPVYVDTTQTGFKITPEAIRAHITPKTKAIMLNYPTNPTGVILTHDEASALAEELKQHQIFILSDEIYAENTFNGQHTSLAEFKEIRNQLLLISGLSKSHSATGIRIGFLIGPEYLIEKLTFMHAYNTICANVPAQIACITALTEGIDAPKKMNEAYEERLAYLKSRLLDMGFALDAEPEGAFYIFPSLAPFGIEDDYQFCIDALEKAHIAMVPGSSFTDSGKGHVRISYAYDLETIKEGMNRLENYLNQYID; via the coding sequence GTGGAACTATCTTTAAACAACAATTCTAAATTTTTACGAGCACCAAGTATCCGTCAATTCTCAAGTCGCATTAAAAATATTCCTGATTGTGTCAATCTCACTATCGGCCAGCCTGATTTTCCAATGCCAGAGGTTGTAAAAGATGCATATATTAAAGCGATTCAAGACGATCAAACAAGTTATTCGCATAATAAAGGATTAATGGAAACAAGAACAGCTATCCGCAATTATTTTAACCACCGTTATCAAGTTGATTATAACGAAGAAGAAATTATTATCACTAACGGGGCGAGTGAAGCCATCGATACTGCTTTGAGAAGTATTTTGGAACCAGGTGATGAAATTATACTTCCAAGTCCTATCTATGCAGGTTATATACCATTGATCGAAACGCTAGGAGGCCAGCCGGTCTATGTAGATACCACACAAACTGGTTTTAAAATAACACCTGAAGCGATTAGAGCTCATATTACTCCTAAAACTAAAGCGATTATGCTTAATTATCCGACAAACCCTACTGGAGTGATATTAACACACGATGAAGCGTCAGCGCTTGCGGAAGAATTAAAACAACATCAAATTTTTATCTTAAGTGATGAAATTTATGCTGAAAATACTTTCAATGGTCAACATACTTCCTTAGCCGAATTTAAAGAAATACGCAATCAGTTGCTTCTAATCAGCGGATTAAGTAAATCTCATTCTGCTACTGGTATTCGCATAGGTTTTTTAATAGGTCCTGAGTATTTAATTGAAAAATTAACCTTTATGCATGCTTATAATACTATTTGTGCGAATGTCCCTGCTCAAATTGCTTGTATTACGGCATTGACAGAGGGCATTGATGCGCCTAAAAAAATGAACGAAGCTTATGAGGAACGCCTTGCTTATTTAAAATCACGTTTGTTAGATATGGGATTTGCCCTAGATGCTGAACCTGAAGGCGCTTTTTATATTTTCCCTAGCTTAGCCCCATTCGGTATCGAAGATGATTATCAATTTTGTATAGATGCTTTAGAGAAAGCACATATTGCGATGGTCCCAGGTTCTTCATTTACAGACTCAGGCAAAGGTCATGTACGAATTTCTTATGCTTATGATTTAGAAACAATCAAAGAAGGCATGAATCGTTTAGAAAATTATTTGAATCAATATATAGACTAA
- a CDS encoding acyltransferase family protein has translation MHKTLEHRDYFFDNARAFLIYLVVLGHLINPYVEGHKFMGSLYLLIYSFHMPSFLFISGYFSKNAGKPGHLEKVAKKLLVPYICFFCFFSVYYYLTGKSSDLQLDPFNPVFALWFLLTLFMFHVILVIIKNYKPYYVMPIAILVAMFAGFSSNIDGYMSYSRTIVFFPIFYLGYLMNKHQTMILRNKRWLPISITILIAFYVIYTMHPINPDWLLGSSPYSSLDGKSIFSPLKRLLLYFIICITMFSFMNLMSSKKHFYTYIGQRTMYVYLLHGIAIGIIRGFDLYPFKDPISILTYIYLFVTSAIIVYILSSNFIAKWTNPVINLKSPSKFKP, from the coding sequence ATGCACAAGACACTAGAACATCGTGATTATTTCTTTGATAATGCACGTGCGTTTCTCATTTATCTTGTAGTTCTTGGACATTTAATTAATCCCTATGTAGAAGGACATAAATTTATGGGATCGCTTTATTTGTTAATTTATAGCTTTCATATGCCTTCATTTCTTTTTATTTCAGGTTATTTTTCAAAAAATGCTGGTAAACCTGGTCACTTAGAAAAAGTAGCTAAAAAGCTATTAGTGCCCTATATTTGTTTCTTCTGCTTCTTTTCAGTTTATTATTATCTGACAGGGAAAAGCAGCGACTTGCAGTTAGATCCATTTAATCCTGTATTCGCATTATGGTTTTTATTGACACTCTTTATGTTCCATGTGATTTTAGTTATTATCAAAAATTATAAACCTTATTATGTGATGCCAATTGCTATTTTAGTCGCAATGTTTGCTGGATTTTCTTCAAACATAGATGGTTACATGAGTTATTCTAGAACCATTGTGTTCTTCCCTATTTTTTATCTAGGTTATCTTATGAATAAGCATCAGACTATGATTTTACGTAACAAACGCTGGTTACCTATTTCGATTACAATTTTGATTGCGTTTTATGTCATCTATACTATGCATCCAATTAACCCTGATTGGTTGCTTGGAAGCTCGCCTTATAGCTCTTTAGATGGAAAAAGCATATTCAGTCCATTAAAAAGACTATTACTGTACTTTATAATTTGTATAACGATGTTTTCATTTATGAATTTAATGTCATCTAAAAAACATTTCTATACTTATATAGGTCAACGTACGATGTATGTATATCTTTTACATGGTATTGCTATTGGTATTATTCGCGGATTTGATTTATATCCATTCAAAGATCCAATTTCAATCTTAACTTATATTTATCTATTCGTAACATCTGCTATTATTGTTTATATTTTATCTTCAAACTTTATAGCTAAGTGGACTAATCCAGTTATTAATTTAAAATCTCCTTCTAAATTCAAACCTTAA
- a CDS encoding MarR family transcriptional regulator, whose amino-acid sequence MYKQLEQQITVTHNDLIIVNRRFGQRANLTIEQIDLLRTLNEYHRLSQYDLTMKVGKEQSIVSRWIKKLVQLGYVVSHQSHQDLRCKELEVTDKSRILINQINEARQELIEARCERLSETDVKQLYDLLAKLNKKSFVI is encoded by the coding sequence ATGTATAAACAACTTGAACAACAAATAACTGTTACGCATAATGATTTAATAATAGTAAATAGACGCTTTGGACAACGTGCTAATTTGACTATAGAACAAATAGATTTATTAAGAACGCTTAATGAATATCATCGCTTATCGCAATATGATTTAACGATGAAAGTAGGGAAAGAACAGTCGATTGTATCGCGCTGGATAAAAAAATTAGTACAATTAGGCTATGTAGTCAGCCATCAATCGCATCAAGATTTACGCTGCAAGGAACTAGAGGTTACGGATAAATCTCGTATTCTAATCAATCAAATTAATGAAGCGCGTCAGGAATTGATAGAAGCGCGATGTGAAAGGCTATCTGAAACAGATGTCAAGCAGCTGTATGATTTATTAGCAAAATTAAATAAAAAGAGTTTCGTTATTTAA